A genome region from Primulina eburnea isolate SZY01 chromosome 9, ASM2296580v1, whole genome shotgun sequence includes the following:
- the LOC140841800 gene encoding LOW QUALITY PROTEIN: toMV susceptible protein tm-1(GCR26)-like (The sequence of the model RefSeq protein was modified relative to this genomic sequence to represent the inferred CDS: deleted 1 base in 1 codon) has product MEVLCIGTADTKLEELQFLSQSVRSNLQLFTTDSNFKVSVAVVDVSTSSKDVKTCGDFKFVSRNDVLSCSAAEGEKSSTLLPDDRGKAIAIMNKALKAFLSKIQSDDILAGVIGLGGSGGTSLISSGFRSLPIGIPKVIVSTVASGNTEPYVGTSDLVLFPSVVDVCGINSVSRSVLSNAAAAFAGMVMGRLKISKESATDNEKPTLGITMFGVTTPCVNAVKDRLAQEGFESLVFHATGIGGRAMEDLVKAGLIQGVLDITTTEVADYIVGGNMACDSSRFDAILDKKIPLVLSVGALDMVNFGPRDTVPSNFQQRKIYEHNEQVTLVRTTIDENMKFAAFIAKKLNNSSSKVRVCLPKMGVSALDAPDKAFYDPEATGALIHEMQRIIETNEDRQVKVFPYHINDLEFSNALVDSFLEICTNFKGVSSQAIDEPLKGTQDKTSGAEISSRSIISISHSLSSFPNAKPETIQRTQAILQRLKAQISAGKPIIGAGAGTGISAKFEEVGGVDLIVLYNSGRFRMAGRGSLAGLLPFADANAIVLDMANEVLPVVKEVPVLAGVCATDPFRRMDFFLKQLESIGFPGVQNFPTVGLFDGNFRQNLEETGMGYSLEVEMIAKAHEMGLLTTPYAFNQDEAISMAKAGADIVVAHMGLTTSGHIGAKTAVSIEECVLLVQAIADSAHQINPSAIVLCHGGPISGPKEAEYVLKRTNGVHGFYGASSLERLPVEEAITATVQQYKSISIT; this is encoded by the exons ATGGAGGTGTTGTGCATTGGAACCGCCGACACAAAGCTAGAAGAACTACAATTCCTCTCTCAGTCCGTTCGATCTAATCTCCAATTGTTTACCACTGATTCTAACTTCAAG GTGTCGGTGGCTGTAGTTGATGTGTCCACCAGTTCAAAAGATGTTAAAACCTGTGGGGATTTCAAGTTTGTGTCGAGAAATGATGTCCTCTCCTGCTCTGCGGCAGAAGGGGAAAAGTCCAGTACCCTGCTCCCAGATGATAGAGGCAAAGCTATTGCTATCATGAACAAAGCTCTCAAGGCTTTCCTCAGCAAAATTCAAAGTGATGACATTCTTGCTGGAGTTATCGGGCTTGGTGGCAGTGGAGGGACATCTTTAATTTCCTCTGGTTTTCGGTCCCTTCCCATTGGAATCCCAAAGGTGATTGTATCAACTGTGGCCAGTGGAAATACCGAACCATATGTTGGAACATCGGATTTGGTGTTATTTCCATCAGTGGTGGATGTTTGTGGCATTAATAGTGTGAGTAGATCGGTGTTATCTAATGCCGCCGCCGCTTTTGCTGGAATGGTGATGGGACGGCTAAAAATTTCCAAAGAATCAGCCACTGATAATGAGAAGCCTACATTGGGTATAACGATGTTCGGGGTTACAACTCCTTGTGTCAATGCTGTCAAAGATAGATTAGCTCAAGAAGGATTCGAATCC TTAGTTTTCCACGCCACTGGTATAGGAGGAAGGGCTATGGAAGATCTTGTCAAAGCCGGACTTATACAG GGTGTTTTGGATATCACCACAACCGAGGTAGCTGATTACATTGTAGGAGGAAACATGGCATGCGACAGTTCACGTTTCGATGCCATATTAGATAAGAAGATACCCTTGGTTCTAAGTGTTGGTGCATTAGATATGGTGAACTTTGGACCCAGAGACACCGtaccttcaaattttcaacaGAGAAAGATTTACGAACACAATGAACAG GTTACACTAGTCCGAACTACAattgatgagaatatgaaattTGCAGCGTTCATAGCAAAGAAGTTAAACAATTCATCATCAAAGGTTCGTGTCTGCTTGCCAAAGATGGGAGTTTCTGCCTTAGATGCACCAGACAAGGCGTTCTATGATCCAGAGGCTACTGGTGCTCTTATACATGAAATGCAGAGGATAATTGAAACAAATGAAGATCGCCAG GTTAAAGTTTTTCCATATCATATAAATGATTTGGAGTTCTCAAATGCGCTAGTGGATTCATTCTTGGAGATTTGTACAAATTTTAAGGGTGTCAGTAGTCAAGCAATTGATGAACCTTTAAAAGGCACTCAAGATAAAACttctggtgctgagataagttCCCGGAGCATTATATCAATATCCCACAGTCTTAGCAGCTTTCCCAATGCCAAACCAG AAACGATACAAAGGACACAGGCTATACTGCAAAGATTGAAAGCTCAAATAAGTGCGGGAAAACCCATCATTGGTGCTGGTGCAGGGACAGGCATATCTGCTAAATTTGAAGAAGTTGGTGGAGTGGATCTGATTGTTCTCTACAATTCAGGGCGCTTTAGGATGGCTGGAAGGGGGTCCTTAGCTGGTCTTTTGCCATTTGCTGATGCAAATGCAATAGTACTTGACATGGCGAATGAAGTGTTGCCT GTGGTGAAAGAAGTACCCGTTCTGGCTGGAGTCTGCGCAACCGACCCATTTCGGAGGATGGATTTCTTCCTGAAGCAATTGGAATCCATTGGTTTCCCAGGGGTACAGAACTTTCCAACTGTGGGACTATTTGATGGTAATTTTAGACAAAATTTAGAAGAGACTGGAATGGGATATAG TTTGGAGGTTGAGATGATTGCAAAAGCTCACGAAATGGGACTGTTAACTACCCCATATGCTTTCAACCAAGATGAAGCCATTTCTATGGCAAAAGCTGGTGCTGACATAGTAGTGGCTCACATGGGACTCACAACATCTGGTCATATCGGTGCAAAAACAGCTGTCTCAATCGAGGAGTGTGTACTTCTAGTGCAAGCAATAGCTGACTCTGCTCATCAGATCAACCCTTCTGCTATTGTTCTTTGCCATGGAG GTCCGATATCTGGTCCCAAAGAAGCAGAATATGTATTGAAGAGAACAAATGGAGTACATGGATTCTATGGTGCATCAAGTTTGGAGAGGCTACCAGTTGAAGAAGCCATTACAGCTACAGTTCAGCAGTACAAATCAATTTCTATTACTTGA